From the Bacillota bacterium genome, one window contains:
- a CDS encoding aminoacyl-tRNA hydrolase: MPKWKLLRKKLNLTKNKGANSALFLTGGVQMKLVIGLGNPGPRYIKTRHNYGFMAVDALAGRLRASDQGRRWRGVVARATYNETEFWLLKPHTYMNLSGLAVAAAVKELNCPFEDILVICDDLALDLGVVRFRARGSAGGQKGLASVIDALGTAEFARLRLGIGADSHLIPRDFVLDNFQPDELTLVNKVLNHAVEGVLTWSGQGIEQAMASFNGPVPD, encoded by the coding sequence ATGCCGAAGTGGAAGCTGCTCCGGAAGAAACTAAATCTGACGAAGAATAAGGGCGCAAACAGCGCCCTTTTTTTGACAGGGGGAGTTCAGATGAAGTTGGTTATCGGGTTGGGCAATCCGGGACCCCGTTATATAAAGACTCGGCATAATTACGGGTTTATGGCGGTGGATGCCCTGGCTGGTCGTTTGCGTGCCTCTGATCAAGGCAGGCGCTGGCGGGGAGTCGTTGCGCGCGCTACATATAATGAGACCGAGTTTTGGTTGCTCAAGCCTCACACCTATATGAATTTAAGTGGTTTAGCGGTGGCGGCTGCCGTTAAAGAATTAAACTGCCCGTTTGAGGACATACTGGTTATTTGTGACGATCTTGCCCTGGATTTGGGTGTGGTCCGATTTCGTGCCCGGGGCTCCGCCGGCGGCCAAAAGGGGCTGGCATCGGTAATTGATGCGCTTGGTACCGCGGAGTTCGCCCGTTTACGTTTAGGGATTGGCGCCGATTCTCATTTGATACCTCGTGACTTTGTTTTAGATAATTTTCAGCCTGATGAGCTTACGCTTGTAAATAAAGTTCTCAACCATGCTGTGGAGGGTGTATTGACCTGGTCAGGGCAAGGGATTGAGCAGGCAATGGCTTCGTTCAATGGACCGGTTCCGGATTAA
- a CDS encoding 50S ribosomal protein L25, whose amino-acid sequence MAQPVLKAQERKHSGTGASRQDRNNKMIPAVLYGRGVDSRTITVPESDLIALFNSGNAHSLLELSVGSEKYSVMIKDMQRNNIKGHFTHLDFYVVDMSQPINATVAVHLNGESEGVKAGGILQQQLREIDIRCLPGNLPKWLELDITDLEIGASKTVADVQLPDGVEFISGTDEVVVSVTAPRLETEEEGDTEEAPDAEVEAAPEETKSDEE is encoded by the coding sequence ATGGCACAACCAGTACTTAAGGCTCAAGAGCGTAAACACAGTGGCACTGGCGCCAGTCGCCAGGATCGCAATAACAAAATGATTCCTGCAGTTCTCTACGGACGGGGAGTTGATAGCCGTACGATAACCGTTCCCGAGTCTGACCTGATTGCTCTATTCAATAGTGGCAATGCCCACTCATTACTTGAGCTTTCGGTCGGCAGTGAAAAGTACAGTGTAATGATTAAGGATATGCAGCGCAACAATATTAAGGGACACTTTACCCACCTGGACTTTTATGTGGTTGATATGAGTCAGCCCATCAATGCTACGGTCGCTGTCCACCTGAACGGTGAAAGCGAGGGTGTTAAAGCCGGCGGTATCTTGCAGCAGCAATTGCGGGAGATTGACATCCGTTGTCTGCCCGGTAATCTGCCCAAGTGGCTGGAGCTAGACATCACTGATTTGGAAATTGGAGCAAGCAAAACCGTCGCTGATGTTCAGCTGCCCGATGGGGTTGAGTTTATTTCCGGAACAGACGAAGTGGTGGTTTCGGTAACCGCGCCACGCCTCGAGACTGAGGAAGAGGGCGACACCGAAGAAGCGCCGGATGCCGAAGTGGAAGCTGCTCCGGAAGAAACTAAATCTGACGAAGAATAA